Proteins encoded by one window of Aspergillus chevalieri M1 DNA, chromosome 6, nearly complete sequence:
- a CDS encoding tellurite-resistance/dicarboxylate transporter family protein (COG:P;~EggNog:ENOG410PFHW;~InterPro:IPR004695,IPR038665,IPR030185;~PFAM:PF03595;~TransMembrane:10 (i32-49o61-81i101-122o137-158i170-189o195-218i239-260o280-306i318-339o345-367i);~go_component: GO:0016021 - integral component of membrane [Evidence IEA];~go_function: GO:0015140 - malate transmembrane transporter activity [Evidence IEA];~go_process: GO:0055085 - transmembrane transport [Evidence IEA];~go_process: GO:0071423 - malate transmembrane transport [Evidence IEA]) — protein sequence MFTPPSSSQSESIMLKGDPPLRFSDRLHHFTWAWYTLTMSTGGLAVLIINQPNTFSGIREIGLAVYIFNLILFGLVCSLMAARFVLHGNLLDSLRHDREGLFFPTFWLSIATIICGLDKYFGDEPGASFTRALEVLFWIYCACTLLVAVIQYSFVFTSHSYGLQTMMPSWILPAFPVMLSGTIASVIAANQPPRSAIPIITAGVTFQGLGFSISFMMYAHYVGRLMQSGLPNREHRPGMFICVGPPAFTALALIGMAQGLPEQFDLLNDGDDLALDGRVLQLLAIAAGAFLWALSLWFFCIAVIAVIRERPTAFHLSWWAMVFPNTGFTLATISLGNAFNSPGVLGVGSAMTIGIVCMYIFVFGGHVRAVLKKDIMYPGKDEDVSE from the coding sequence ATGTTTACCCcaccctcctcttcccaaTCCGAATCCATCATGCTCAAAGGAGACCCTCCCCTCCGCTTTTCTGACCGTCTGCACCACTTCACCTGGGCCTGGTACACCCTCACAATGAGTACTGGTGGTCTAGCAGTCCTCATCATTAACCAACCGAACACCTTCTCCGGCATCCGCGAGATCGGTCTGGCAGTCTACATCTTcaacctcatcctcttcggcCTCGTATGCTCCCTCATGGCCGCACGCTTCGTCCTCCACGGCAACCTCCTCGACTCTCTCCGCCACGACAGAGAAGGCCTCTTCTTCCCAACTTTCTGGCTCTCCATCGCAACCATCATCTGCGGCCTAGACAAGTACTTCGGTGACGAACCAGGTGCATCCTTCACCCGCGCCCTTGAGGTCCTCTTCTGGATCTATTGCGCTTGCACCCTCCTCGTCGCAGTCATTCAATACTCCTTCGTCTTCACCTCGCACTCCTACGGCCTGCAAACAATGATGCCTTCTTGGATCCTCCCCGCTTTCCCCGTCATGCTAAGCGGTACAATTGCTTCTGTCATCGCCGCGAATCAGCCCCCGCGCTCCGCTATCCCCATCATCACTGCCGGCGTCACATTCCAGGGTCTCGGCTTCTCCATCAGCTTCATGATGTACGCGCACTACGTCGGCCGCCTGATGCAATCCGGCCTCCCCAACCGCGAACACCGCCCCGGAATGTTTATCTGCGTCGGCCCACCAGCCTTCACAGCCCTTGCACTCATCGGCATGGCGCAAGGCCTTCCAGAACAATTCGACCTCCTCAACGACGGCGACGATCTCGCACTAGACGGCCGCGTACTGCAACTTCTCGCCATCGCGGCGGGTGCATTCCTCTGGGCGCTTAGTCTGTGGTTCTTCTGCATTGCTGTTATCGCAGTTATCCGTGAACGACCCACTGCGTTCCACCTGAGCTGGTGGGCGATGGTCTTCCCGAACACGGGGTTTACGTTGGCTACGATTAGTCTGGGGAATGCGTTTAACTCGCCCGGTGTGCTTGGTGTGGGGTCTGCGATGACGATTGGGATTGTGTGCATGTACATCTTTGTGTTTGGGGGGCATGTGCGCGCTGTGTTGAAGAAGGATATTATGTATCCTGGGAAGGATGAAGATGTTTCTGAGTaa
- a CDS encoding J-type chaperone JAC1 (BUSCO:EOG09264XM2;~COG:O;~EggNog:ENOG410PNVH;~InterPro:IPR004640,IPR001623,IPR009073,IPR036869, IPR036386;~PFAM:PF07743;~go_function: GO:0001671 - ATPase activator activity [Evidence IEA];~go_function: GO:0051087 - chaperone binding [Evidence IEA];~go_process: GO:0051259 - protein complex oligomerization [Evidence IEA];~go_process: GO:0097428 - protein maturation by iron-sulfur cluster transfer [Evidence IEA]) gives MAALRTTLQRLRPGSSPLPQSFANRAYQPALRPFITTPRTLNSNTEDDIPNINITNYYTLFPSTLPNGPPPATKFDIPLRTLRAEFLSLQNRTHPDKFPPGAPKQKAEALSALLNEAYRTLSDPLTRAQYLLRIQHGIDVTAEESAATDKQALDPETLMAVMEVQEKIEELAEEEGSGEEAQKVIEDMKGENRERVEEGVKVLGEMVEKGDVEGMRRECVRLRFWYSVGEGLKEWTPGVREIRLVH, from the coding sequence ATGGCTGCCCTACGAACAACCCTCCAACGGCTCCGCCCGGGGTCGTCACCGCTACCCCAATCATTCGCAAACCGCGCATATCAACCCGCGCTCCGCCCATTCATAACAACCCCCCGAACCCTCAACAGCAACACCGAAGACGACATccccaacatcaacatcacaaACTACTACACTCTCTTCCCCTCAACCCTCCCCAATGGCCCCCCTCCAGCTACCAAGTTCGATATTCCCCTCCGCACCCTCCGTGCCGAatttctctctctccaaaACCGCACTCACCCGGACAAATTCCCTCCCGGCGCACCCAAACAAAAAGCCGAAGCGCTCTCCGCACTACTTAACGAAGCCTATCGCACACTCTCCGACCCGCTCACACGCGCACAGTACCTCCTCCGCATCCAGCACGGCATCGACGTGACAGCCGAAGAATCCGCGGCAACAGATAAACAAGCGCTCGATCCCGAGACGTTGATGGCTGTTATGGAGGTTCAGGAGAAAATTGAGGAACttgcggaggaagagggctcGGGCGAAGAGGCGCAGAAGGTTATTGAGGATATGAAGGGGGAGAATAGGGAGAGGGTTGAGGAGGGGGTTAAGGTGCTTGGGGAGATGGTTGAGAAGGGGGATGTGGAGGGAATGAGGAGGGAGTGTGTGCGGTTGAGGTTTTggtatagtgttggggaagGGTTAAAGGAGTGGACACCGGGTGTTAGGGAGATTCGGTTAGTTCATTGA
- a CDS encoding putative pre-mRNA splicing factor (BUSCO:EOG09262CXO;~COG:A;~EggNog:ENOG410PGT6;~InterPro:IPR001680,IPR014906,IPR036322,IPR015943, IPR036285,IPR019775,IPR020472,IPR017986;~PFAM:PF08799,PF00400;~go_function: GO:0005515 - protein binding [Evidence IEA]), with protein sequence MMHPARQAYVEEAEDDGINLADLPVDRDYELPPSAAGIPAERASAILSQFERKRRAAAMAVPTDDNRVRIRLRELGEPITLFGERPVDRRDRLRELLTDLSDQQQAAAVEAGMDITMAEAEDEEEEEGDQQEEFYTDGGDALLEARKDMAKFSLPRAKARVARQREESTIPLRTHIKHRKAIKEKIQGFDLYGSQIAGDRPVSICRFAPDGQTIATGNWSGAIRLMSVPNLEEKGNRKGHTDRVGGLAWFPGATLPTSNVSESSVNMVSGGGEGNVALWSLDQEQPLATLSGHSGRVCRTEFHPSGRYVASASYDTTWRLWDVETTQELLLQEGHSREVYTVAFNNDGSLLASGGLDSIGRIWDLRTGRTVMILEGHIRDIFGLDWGVDGYRVLSGSADGWVKCWDLRQVKNIGGIGAHKSIVSDLRWYKGAESTGYLPTTEGGMDVDTPTLTTKEPETVQPKKSGTFFVTSGFDKNVNVFSADDWSLVKTLSGHAGNVLSTDISDDAQWIASCGHDRTVKLWGIE encoded by the exons ATGATGCACCCCGCGAGACAGGCCTACGTCGAGGAGGCAGAG GACGACGGCATCAACCTGGCCGACCTCC CCGTTGACCGCGATTATGAACTCCCTCCATCAGCAGCGGGCATTCCCGCCGAACGAGCCTCCGCGATCCTGTCCCAATTCGAACGAAAACGCAGAGCAGCCGCCATGGCCGTCCCGACAGACGACAACCGGGTGCGTATACGGTTACGAGAGCTAGGCGAGCCGATCACACTGTTTGGAGAACGCCCCGTTGATCGAAGAGACCGATTGCGTGAGCTGTTGACGGATTTGTCGGATCAGCAGCAGGCCGCGGCCGTCGAGGCGGGTATGGACATCACAatggcggaggcggaggacgaggaagaagaggaaggggaCCAGCAAGAGGAGTTTTATACGGATGGAGGGGATGCGTTGCTTGAGGCACGGAAGGATATGGCAAAGTTCTCGCTGCCGCGGGCGAAGGCGCGCGTTGCACGACAACGAGAGGAGTCGACTATACCGCTGCGAACGCATATTAAGCATCGCAAGGCAATCAAGGAGAAGATCCAGGGGTTCGACTTGTACGGGTCGCAGATTGCAGGTGACCGGCCGGTCAGTATATGTCGATTTGCGCCGGATGGACAGACAATTGCTACAGGGAATTGGTCTGGTGCAATCCGCCTAATGAGCGTGCCCAACCTCGAGGAGAAAGGGAATCGGAAAGGACACACGGATCGGGTTGGTGGTTTGGCATGGTTTCCGGGTGCGACACTGCCTACGTCCAATGTGTCTGAATCATCGGTCAACATGGTCTCTGGCGGAGGTGAAGGAAACGTGGCACTGTGGTCACTGGACCAGGAACAACCGTTGGCGACTTTGTCCGGGCACTCGGGCCGTGTATGCCGGACCGAATTCCATCCCTCGGGGCGATATGTCGCATCTGCCTCGTACGACACGACATGGCGACTATGGGATGTGGAGACGACACAGGAACTACTACTACAAGAGGGTCATTCGCGGGAAGTATACACGGTAGCATTCAACAACGACGGATCACTGCTTGCCAGCGGTGGTCTCGACAGTATCGGCCGTATCTGGGATCTGCGGACAGGACGGACGGTGATGATTCTCGAGGGCCACATTCGAGACATCTTCGGCCTCGACTGGGGAGTAGACGGGTACCGGGTGCTGTCCGGCTCCGCAGACGGATGGGTAAAATGCTGGGATCTGCGTCAGGTCAAAAATATCGGAGGTATCGGAGCACACAAGAGTATCGTGTCGGATCTGCGATGGTACAAGGGCGCTGAATCCACGGGCTATCTGCCAACGACTGAGGGCGGAATGGACGTTGACACTCCCACATTGACGACGAAGGAACCAGAAACAGTGCAGCCGAAGAAGTCAGGAACGTTCTTTGTAACGAGTGGATTCGACAAGAATGTCAATGTGTTTAGCGCGGATGACTGGTCGTTGGTGAAGACTCTGAGCGGACATGCGGGCAATGTTCTCAGTACGGATATCAGCGACGATGCACAGTGGATTGCTAGTTGTGGACATGACCGGACGGTGAAGCTGTGGGGGATTGAATAG
- the ppmA gene encoding type 2C protein phosphatase PTC7 (BUSCO:EOG09263I4U;~COG:T;~EggNog:ENOG410PJPG;~InterPro:IPR036457,IPR039123,IPR001932;~PFAM:PF07228,PF13672;~go_function: GO:0016791 - phosphatase activity [Evidence IEA]) yields MILNSPSLARACCSASCSSLRAGARERLISAVSTSTSVPARRLRFFHSTHLRASNPASPSRINYNVAVSSSGKGHRFHPIRNAYNFDPAVQDSLGLTTEKSPYQRRKRRPDSGADAFFVSKIGQAQQAEKNTNGALAFAVADGVGGWEEHRVDPGDFSHGLCGYMAESALSWTSPAEKLRPRQILEMGYDRVIDDKTIPAGASTAHVGVALPDGRIELANLGDSGSVLLRRAAVHHYTPSQTHGFNTPYQLSVIPQRMRAQAAIFGGAYLQDTPRDAAITNLHMQHGDVLMLATDGVFDNLNNQDILKIINRQMILAGAWTGSAPDYSIKVSDDLEQLTKRGGLTHLLPAGAEGEDERPAMEPYTLSSFLAASIAGNAKVASVDRRRDGPFAKEYQRYYPYDHYRGGKVDDICVLVVVAVEEGRQQQQHADS; encoded by the coding sequence ATGATCCTGAATTCGCCAAGTCTCGCTAGAGCGTGCTGCAGTGCTTCTTGCAGTAGCCTACGCGCCGGCGCCAGAGAGAGATTAATATCTGCAGTatcgacatcgacatcgGTCCCGGCCCGGCGATTACGATTCTTCCATTCGACGCATCTGCGCGCTTCAAATCCGGCTTCTCCCTCGCGAATTAATTACAATGTTGCGGTCTCGTCGTCCGGGAAAGGTCATCGTTTTCATCCCATTCGAAATGCATACAATTTCGACCCCGCTGTGCAGGATAGTCTGGGCTTGACAACTGAGAAGAGCCCCTATCAGAGACGGAAAAGACGTCCGGATAGCGGCGCAGACGCCTTCTTCGTCAGCAAGATCGGCCAAGCCCAACAAGCCGAGAAAAACACAAATGGCGCATTGGCTTTCGCCGTGGCAGACGGCGTAGGCGGCTGGGAAGAACACCGCGTCGACCCAGGCGACTTCTCCCACGGCCTATGCGGGTACATGGCCGAATCAGCACTCTCATGGACCTCCCCAGCAGAGAAGCTGCGCCCCAGACAGATCTTGGAAATGGGCTATGACCGGGTCATCGACGACAAAACCATCCCCGCCGGCGCCAGCACCGCCCACGTCGGGGTAGCCCTCCCCGACGGCCGCATCGAGCTAGCCAACCTAGGCGACTCAGGCTCAGTCCTCCTTCGCCGCGCCGCGGTCCACCACTACACACCCTCCCAAACCCATGGCTTCAACACACCCTACCAACTCAGCGTTATCCCGCAGCGCATGCGTGCCCAGGCAGCCATCTTCGGCGGCGCATATCTTCAAGATACCCCGCGCGACGCAGCAATCACAAACCTGCACATGCAACATGGCGACGTCCTCATGCTCGCCACAGATGGCGTCTTCGATAACCTCAACAACCAAGACATCCTAAAAATCATCAACCGCCAGATGATCCTCGCAGGCGCATGGACGGGCTCCGCTCCGGACTACAGCATCAAGGTCTCCGACGACCTCGAGCAGCTTACGAAACGGGGCGGATTAACGCACCTCCTCCCAGCTGGCGCAGAGGGCGAGGACGAGCGCCCTGCGATGGAACCGTATACGCTGTCTTCATTCCTGGCTGCTAGTATCGCGGGGAATGCGAAGGTCGCTAGTGTTGACCGGAGGCGGGATGGGCCGTTTGCGAAGGAGTACCAGCGGTATTATCCGTATGATCATTATCGCGGCGGCAAGGTCGATGATATTTGtgttttggttgttgttgctgttgaggaggggcggcagcagcagcagcatgcTGATTCCTAG